One window from the genome of Dyadobacter sp. CECT 9275 encodes:
- the ptsP gene encoding phosphoenolpyruvate--protein phosphotransferase has translation MASQLQINGIGVSPGISIGRARVIRKQETGLTGLLLDTDEDISSEIERFDHAVKVSVAEVEALITDADESWPEESIEILETQVELLGDPQIRLDVVEKIRTERKNVNDALLEVTGQLVQMFQDMTDEYMRARSADVQDIGNRILRNLGQVTESREILEAGTILIAEDISPSDTISMDTRNVTGFATQAGGKTSHAAIVARARGIPAVVGCGEILAGVQNGDSILLDGMLGEVLVNPDEAALERYRAKSGEYTRQTDALKALRDVPAATTDGCTIQLVANISDAGDMEQVLENGGEGVGLLRSELLFMGRDSFPTEDEQFDFYKKVALEAGNRPVTIRTIDIGGDKELPYFGLPQEQNPFLGYRAIRFSLDRKDLFLVQLRAIIRAGVFGDLRMMFPMISNIREVREAKAVLAEAKKELLKEGIAFDQEMQVGIMIEIPSAAVTADILAKEVDFFSIGTNDLIQYTLAVDRMNEKVSALYDPFNPAVIRLIAQVIAQGQKNNIHVAMCGELAADPMATSLLLGMGLREFSMSAVSIPGIKQRIMDLSLSGAEAMYQKISEMDSSEDIRAFLSGYPNA, from the coding sequence ATGGCTTCACAGCTTCAAATCAACGGAATAGGTGTGTCGCCTGGAATTTCCATCGGAAGGGCCCGGGTGATCAGAAAGCAGGAAACAGGGCTGACGGGTCTTTTACTCGATACCGATGAGGATATAAGTTCCGAAATAGAAAGATTTGACCATGCCGTAAAGGTTTCTGTGGCAGAGGTGGAAGCTCTTATAACGGATGCTGATGAAAGCTGGCCGGAAGAAAGTATTGAAATACTGGAAACGCAGGTTGAACTGTTGGGAGATCCACAGATACGGCTTGATGTGGTGGAGAAAATCCGGACAGAAAGAAAAAATGTAAACGATGCACTCCTGGAGGTAACCGGACAATTGGTGCAAATGTTTCAGGATATGACGGACGAATACATGCGGGCGCGCTCAGCGGATGTTCAGGATATTGGTAACCGTATCCTCCGAAATCTGGGACAGGTAACGGAGAGCCGGGAAATCTTGGAGGCGGGAACGATCCTGATAGCGGAAGATATATCCCCGTCGGATACTATCTCGATGGATACCCGGAATGTCACGGGTTTTGCCACGCAGGCAGGAGGGAAAACTTCGCATGCGGCCATCGTCGCCAGGGCCAGGGGTATTCCTGCTGTGGTGGGCTGCGGAGAAATACTGGCAGGTGTTCAAAACGGCGATTCTATCCTGCTGGATGGTATGCTTGGGGAGGTACTCGTCAACCCCGATGAGGCGGCGCTGGAAAGGTACAGGGCAAAGAGCGGAGAATATACCCGGCAGACCGATGCGCTAAAAGCTTTACGGGATGTACCTGCTGCCACTACCGACGGCTGTACCATTCAGCTGGTGGCCAATATCTCGGATGCGGGAGATATGGAACAGGTTTTGGAAAATGGGGGAGAAGGTGTTGGACTGCTGCGCAGCGAACTGTTGTTCATGGGCCGGGACTCGTTTCCGACAGAAGACGAACAATTTGATTTTTATAAAAAAGTTGCACTTGAAGCCGGAAACAGGCCTGTAACCATCCGTACCATTGACATCGGCGGCGACAAGGAGTTGCCTTATTTCGGACTACCGCAGGAACAAAATCCGTTTCTGGGTTATCGGGCTATCAGGTTCTCTTTGGATCGGAAGGACTTGTTTCTGGTACAGTTGCGGGCTATAATTCGTGCCGGTGTTTTTGGGGATCTGAGAATGATGTTTCCTATGATCAGCAATATAAGGGAAGTAAGAGAAGCAAAAGCGGTGCTGGCCGAAGCAAAAAAAGAATTGCTGAAGGAAGGTATCGCATTCGATCAGGAGATGCAGGTCGGTATCATGATTGAAATCCCTTCTGCTGCTGTTACTGCGGATATACTGGCGAAGGAAGTTGATTTTTTTAGTATCGGTACCAATGACCTTATCCAGTATACACTTGCAGTAGACCGGATGAACGAAAAAGTTTCCGCATTGTATGACCCTTTTAATCCGGCTGTTATACGGCTGATCGCCCAGGTGATTGCCCAGGGGCAAAAAAACAATATTCATGTTGCCATGTGCGGAGAGCTGGCCGCTGATCCGATGGCTACGTCGTTATTGTTGGGGATGGGGCTCAGGGAGTTCTCCATGAGTGCTGTCTCCATTCCCGGTATCAAGCAGCGGATAATGGATTTAAGCCTTTCCGGTGCAGAAGCTATGTATCAAAAAATTAGCGAAATGGACAGCTCGGAGGATATCAGAGCTTTTTTATCCGGTTATCCCAATGCGTAG